The genomic stretch AGGCCACCGGCGATCTGCTCGTCCCGACCTTGAGCCTTTACGAGGTGTTCAAACGCGTTCTGCAACAGCGCGGCGAGGGAGCGGCGCTTCAGGCCGTGGCCCTCATGCAACAAGGACAGGTCGTCGAGCTTACGGCGTCGCTCGCCCTGGTCGCGGCTAAAGTGAGCATCGAATACCGGCTTCCCATGGCCGACAGCATCCTACTGGCAACCGCACAAACCTATGGCGCTACCCTGTGGACCCAGGACGCGGATTTCGAGCTCATTACGGGGGTGAAATATGTTGCCAAGACGAAATCCTAGACGCTTGGATGGAATGCTGCTGATTCCACCGTGATCGGGCGCGTCGAGCTAGAGACCGGGGGAGAGGTCGCCGGGCACGTGATCGATCCGCGAGGTCGGGCTGT from Pseudomonadota bacterium encodes the following:
- a CDS encoding type II toxin-antitoxin system VapC family toxin; this encodes MNVVDSSGWLEYFADGPSAEFFAPPIEATGDLLVPTLSLYEVFKRVLQQRGEGAALQAVALMQQGQVVELTASLALVAAKVSIEYRLPMADSILLATAQTYGATLWTQDADFELITGVKYVAKTKS